The nucleotide sequence ACGGTGACGGTGGGACTCGCGGAGAGTCCCCCTCACCCGGATCGCATCTCCGATGCGATCCGACCTCTTCCCGCAAGCGGGGCGAGGTGAAGGAGAGCACTACCGATGCGGGTCGGGATACGCTAGGCTGCGCCAGCCGCTGCGGTCGAAGGGCCGCCACTGGCCTTCCTTCTGAGCGAGGCGATCGGCCACCGCATAGATCACGGCGGGATGGTGGCCCATGCCGCAATGGCTGCTCTCGACCTCAATGCTCTCGCTCTGCGCGCCCTCCTTCTCCATGCAGCCCTGCCAGGCGCAGACGCCGTCGGTGCGGCTGAAGATGGCGGTGGTCGGCACCGGCGGCGGAACGGCGAGTTCGCCGCCGAAGCGGGGGTCGACCTCGTCGGCCTTGCGCCCGCTCACCCACTCATAGACGCGCCAGGCATTCGTGGAGCGCGGATCGCCTGCAAACGGGCTGCCCAGCGTGATCACCTGGCGCACGCGCTCCGGCATCATCTTGGCGAGCTGCCGCGCATAGAGGCCGCCGAGGCTCCAGCCGACCAGGCTGATCTTGCGGCCATGGCTATCGTTGAGCTCTTG is from Bradyrhizobium sp. ISRA430 and encodes:
- a CDS encoding alpha/beta hydrolase, producing MTATAQTLRPPSRILMFLEGRAIHELGAFLGALPLLSLAPRGDGHPVLVPPGLVASDVSTRPLRTFLKSKGYAVSGWRQGRNYGLRSGVQHAMVDLVQELNDSHGRKISLVGWSLGGLYARQLAKMMPERVRQVITLGSPFAGDPRSTNAWRVYEWVSGRKADEVDPRFGGELAVPPPVPTTAIFSRTDGVCAWQGCMEKEGAQSESIEVESSHCGMGHHPAVIYAVADRLAQKEGQWRPFDRSGWRSLAYPDPHR